The following nucleotide sequence is from Acinetobacter equi.
TTTTATTAAAGTCTTCAGACCCACACAGTTTGCAAGATATTTCACGTTACTGTGAAATAAATCACATCAAATGTGAATCCTTGAAGATTTCAGAATATGAATTTCACTATATTATTGAAGTATAATATGATCTTTCTGTTCTCATTTTATTCATATTTGACATTAAAGATTACATTTCTTCACTAATTGAGCTTTAATGTCTAACGTTATTAGCTTTAAGATAAAGCATAGTCATTTACACAATCCTATGAGGAGACAATATGAGTGACAGCAGCAATCAATTGATGCCCCTGTCATTATCGGCGCCAGGTGCAAATCTCGGTGCTTATATTAGTACTGTCAATCAAATACCAATTTTAACAGCTGAACAAGAAAAAGAGTTAGCTGAACGATATTTCTATGACCAAGATCTTGACGCTGCAAAGATGCTAGTCATGTCACATTTACGTTTTGTTGTGCATATTGCACGTAGCTATGCGGGTTATGGTTTGCCGCAAGGGGATCTCATCCAAGAGGGCAATTTAGGCCTAATGAAAGCTGTTAAACGCTTCGACCCTAATATGGGCGTACGTTTAGTTTCTTTTGCTGTCCATTGGATCAAAGCAGAAATTCATGAATACGTCATTCGTAATTGGCGTATTGTTAAAATTGCAACAACAAAAGCTCAGCGTAAATTATTCTTTAATTTAAGAAGTTTAAAAAAATCGAGTAAAAAACTTACCCTCGAAGAAGCACAATCAATTGCAAATGACTTAAATGTAACAGCAGAACAAGTCCTTGAAATGGAAGGTCGTTTAACTGCTTACGATGCTGCATTTGAAGCTTCAGGCGATGATGACGACGAAGGTTCAACTCACGTTGCTCCTGCATTGTACTTAGAAGACAATCGTTATGATCCAGCTCGCTTAGTTGAAAATGAAGATTATGAAGAACAAAGCACCGCTGCACTTCATGATGCAATGGAACAGCTTGATGATCGTTCTCGTAATATTCTACAACGTCGCTGGTTAGATGATGATAAATCCACACTACATGAGCTTGCCGCTGAATATAACGTTTCTGCGGAACGTATTCGCCAATTAGAAAAAAATGCGATGGAAAAAATTAAAGTCGCAATGTCATCCAATTAACAATATAAACAATGATTAAAAAAAGGGCCAAGTGCCCTTTTTTTAATACATAAAACTTCAATAATTGAAACGCTATTATACTTTATTGAAACAGCACATTTATGCTATGTTTGAAACACTTTTAGTGTTGGTAAATTATTATGTGGATTGCAATTGCGGCACTCAATTTAGCTTTCGCTGTAATGCTAGGTGCATTTGGTGCACATGGACTCAAAGCTCATGCAACAGAAGCTCAACTTGCTTGGTGGCAAACCTCCACAGATTATTTTTTTTATAGTGCCTTAGGTTTATTGGCTATTGGCATTATTGCCAAAGTCATTCCACAAATTCCAATT
It contains:
- a CDS encoding sulfurtransferase TusA family protein → MNDIDSSMNVIDAMGKPCPMPLLMLKRSLKNNQGKKILLKSSDPHSLQDISRYCEINHIKCESLKISEYEFHYIIEV
- a CDS encoding DUF423 domain-containing protein codes for the protein MWIAIAALNLAFAVMLGAFGAHGLKAHATEAQLAWWQTSTDYFFYSALGLLAIGIIAKVIPQIPIKSSFLLIQIGILFFCGSLYIMALGLPRGLGAITPIGGALMILGWLLLAWNAFKYAK
- the rpoH gene encoding RNA polymerase sigma factor RpoH — protein: MSDSSNQLMPLSLSAPGANLGAYISTVNQIPILTAEQEKELAERYFYDQDLDAAKMLVMSHLRFVVHIARSYAGYGLPQGDLIQEGNLGLMKAVKRFDPNMGVRLVSFAVHWIKAEIHEYVIRNWRIVKIATTKAQRKLFFNLRSLKKSSKKLTLEEAQSIANDLNVTAEQVLEMEGRLTAYDAAFEASGDDDDEGSTHVAPALYLEDNRYDPARLVENEDYEEQSTAALHDAMEQLDDRSRNILQRRWLDDDKSTLHELAAEYNVSAERIRQLEKNAMEKIKVAMSSN